A single region of the Chrysoperla carnea chromosome 5, inChrCarn1.1, whole genome shotgun sequence genome encodes:
- the LOC123299682 gene encoding solute carrier family 22 member 5-like has protein sequence MGGNTDRIYDLDAILLELGNFGPFQIKNYFLLTIPIFASALYTISFVFTAANPQYRCYIPECENLTDTTYNTDWLKNAIPFKNDEPKQCSRYENVHTNDSIAFYKVGEEICPASWFEHKEYKCKDGYVFNTKHTSIANDFDILCKDQWKLTLPGTIHNVGQFISMPLTGVVSDKFGRKFALSVGLLASAIFGLARSFSPNYIWYITTEFLDAAIGSAAYASAFILGTEFVNPSKRVLIATIICSAYAIGEAFVGMVALNVLSWRRLLQYLYGPGLILIVYYWIAPESVRWLISKGRHQEVEKIIKSAAKENGVTLSDKALSAMEANAGVSSESLISNHTEYKLKDVLKNIPMLFRVINCSICWITCVFVYYGLSLNSVEIAGNIYLNFIAVSLVEIPGYLASYLCLDRFGRKKSLCSSFFLAGISCISFIFVSKDMLTIKLILFLFGKCAITMSFAVIYVYTAELFPTPLRQTLLGLCSMFGRIGSMIAPQMPLLAKLWEPLPVFSFGVMSCISALLVLFFPETLNIKLPDTIEEAVNIGKKV, from the exons ATGGGCGGTAACACTGATCGAATTTATGATTTAGATGCAATTCTTTTAGAACTTGGAAATTTTGGTccgtttcaaataaaaaattattttttattaacaataccAATATTTGCATCCGCCTTATATACcattagttttgtttttacgGCAGCCAATCCACAGTACAG ATGCTATATACCAGAATGTGAAAATTTAACAGATACAACATACAACACAGATTGGTTAAAAAATGCGATACCATTTAAAAATGATGAACCAAAACAATGCTCTCGATACGAAAATGTACATACAAATGATTCAATTGCCTTTTATAAAGTTGGCGAAGAAATTTGTCCTGCATCTTGGTTTGAGCACAAGGAATATAAATGTAAGGATGGTTACGTATTTAACACGAAGCATACATCGATAGCTAATGAT ttTGATATATTATGCAAGGATCAATGGAAACTTACATTACCTGGAACAATTCACAATGTGGGGCAATTTATTTCTATGCCGCTAACTGGTGTTGTCTCTGATAA ATTTGGTAGAAAATTTGCATTGAGTGTTGGATTACTAGCAAGTGCAATATTTGGTCTGGCCCGTTCATTTTCACCAAATTATATTTGGTATATTACTACTGAATTTTTGGATGCGGCAATTGGTTCGGCTGCATATGCCTCAGCTTTTATTTTAG ggACTGAGTTTGTAAATCCTTCAAAACGTGTATTGATTGCAACAATTATTTGTTCTGCGTACGCAATCGGAGAAGCATTTGTTGGGATGGTAGCTTTGAATGTTCTATCATGGAGACGTTTGCTTCAATATTTATATGGACCTGGATTAATATTAATCGTTTATTATTGGATCGCTCCTGAATCCGTACGATGGTTAATATCGAAGGGTCGCCATCAAGAAGTGGAAAAGATTATTAAAAGTGCTGCAAAAGAAAATGGTGTAACATTATCAGATAAAGCATTGTCTGCTATGGAAGCAAATGCT GGAGTATCCTCGGAATCATTAATTAGTAATCATACGGAATATAAATTAAAGGATGTATTAAAGAATATACCAATGTTGTTTCGTGTAATAAACTGTTCGATTTGTTGGATCACATgtgtatttgtatattatgGTTTATCATTAAATTCTGTTGAAATTGCtggcaatatttatttaaattttatagctgTATCATTAGTAGAAATTCCTGGATATTTGGCAAGTTATCTATGTTTAGATAGATTTGGACGTAAAAAATCACTCTGCTCTTCATTTTTCCTAGCTGGAATATCTTGTATATCGTTTATATTTGTCAGTAAAG atatgctaacaataaaattgatattatttttatttggtaaatGTGCCATAACAATGTCGTTCGCCGTAATTTATGTATATACTGCAGAATTATTCCCAACACCTTTACGACAAACTTTATTAGGATTATGTTCAATGTTCGGACGAATTGGATCAATGATTGCCCCACAAATGCCCTTAttg gCAAAATTATGGGAACCACTTCCAGTATTTTCATTTGGTGTCATGTCGTGTATATCTGCcctattagtattatttttcccagagactttaaatattaaattacctgATACAATTGAAGAAGCTGTAAATATTGGgaaaaaagtttga
- the LOC123301099 gene encoding solute carrier family 22 member 21-like: MGSNNADQIYDLDAILSELGQFGRFQIKNYILLTIPILVSGIYTISFVFTAANPQYRCFVPECENLTETTFHTEWLKNAIPYKNDEPTQCYRYENVHTNDTIIFNNGEEFCPSFWFERNEIQCNDGYVFNTDHRSIANDFDILCKDQWKLTLPGTIHNIGQFVSQPLTGIVSDKFGRKFAMSIGLLASVICGISRSFSPNYLWFVTFEFLDAAIGSAVFASAFILGTEFVNPSKRVLMSSIICSGYAFGEALVGIIAWNVLSWRRLLQYLYGPGLILIVYFWIAPESVRWLIAKGRHKQVEKIIKNAAKQNGVTLSDKSLAVLEANAIVSSESKTTGPKEYTLTDVLKNISMLFRIINCSICWITCVFVYFGLSLHSVEIAGNIHLNFIAVSLVEIPGYLATYLCLDRFGRRKSLCGSFILAGICCLSFIFVTNELLTVKLILFSLGKCAITMSFVVIYVYTAELFPTPLRQTLLGLCSMFGRIGAMVAPQMPLLAKLWEPLPVFSFGVMSCISGLLVLFFPETLNIKLPDTIEEAVNIGKKV; encoded by the exons ATGGGTAGTAATAACGCTGATCAAATTTATGACTTAGATGCAATTTTATCGGAACTTGGTCAATTTGGtcgatttcaaattaaaaattatattttattaacaataccAATTCTTGTATCAGGAATTTATACTATTAGTTTTGTGTTTACGGCAGCTAATCCACAATACag atGTTTTGTACCAGAATGTGAAAATTTAACAGAAACAACATTCCATACAGAATGGTTAAAAAATGCGATACCATATAAAAATGATGAACCAACACAATGCTATCGATATGAAAATGTACATACAAAtgatacaattatatttaataatggcGAAGAATTTTGTCCTTCATTTTGGTTTGAACGCAATGAAATTCAATGTAATGATGGTTACGTATTTAATACAGATCATAGATCAATTGCAAATGAT tttgaTATATTATGTAAAGATCAATGGAAGTTAACACTACCTGGAACAATTCATAATATAGGACAATTTGTTTCTCAGCCCCTCACTGGTATTGTCTCTGATAA atttgGTAGAAAATTTGCCATGAGTATTGGATTACTGGCAAGTGTGATATGTGGTATAAGTCGTTCATTTTCACCAAACTATTTATGGTTTgttacttttgaatttttggatGCTGCAATCGGATCAGCTGTATTTGCATCAGCATTTATTTTAG GTACCGAGTTTGTGAATCCTTCAAAACGTGTATTGATGTCGTCAATTATCTGCTCTGGTTATGCATTTGGAGAGGCATTGGTTGGTATTATAGCTTGGAATGTATTATCATGGCGACGTTTACTTCAATATTTATATGGTCCGGgattaatattaatagtttatttttggaTTGCTCCTGAATCCGTACGATGGTTAATAGCAAAAGGTCGCCATAAACAAGTggaaaagattattaaaaatgctGCAAAACAAAACGGTGTTACTTTGTCAGACAAATCATTGGCTGTTCTAGAAGCGAATGCA atTGTGTCCTCGGAATCAAAAACTACTGGTCCTAAGGAATACACATTGACAGATGTATTAAAGAATATATCCATGTTATTTCGAATAATAAACTGTTCAATTTGTTGGATTACAtgtgtttttgtatattttggttTATCATTGCATTCCGTAGAAATAGCTggaaatatacatttaaattttatagctgTATCATTAGTGGAAATTCCTGGATATTTGGCTACATATCTATGCTTAGATCGTTTTGGACGTAGAAAATCATTGTGTGGTTCATTTATTTTAGCTGGAATCTGctgtttatcatttatttttgttacaaacg aattattaactgtaaagttaatattattttcattgggGAAATGTGCCATAACAATGTCGTTCGttgtaatttatgtatatacTGCTGAATTATTTCCAACACCTTTACGACAAACTCTCTTGGGATTATGTTCAATGTTTGGACGAATTGGAGCAATGGTTGCTCCACAAATGCCTTTattg gcAAAATTATGGGAACCACTTCCAGTATTTTCATTTGGTGTCATGTCGTGTATATCTGGcctattagtattatttttcccagagactttaaatattaaattacctgATACAATTGAAGAAGCTGTAAATATTGGgaaaaaagtttga